A portion of the Cyanobium sp. PCC 7001 genome contains these proteins:
- a CDS encoding Asd/ArgC dimerization domain-containing protein, with protein VVDAKTGTSGGGRAAKEHLLLAEAAEAIAPYGVVGHRHTSEIEQIASQVAGETIQLQFTPHLVPMVRGLLATVYCRLRDPGLTADDCRTVVESAYAGSPCVEVLPVGTYPSTKWVRQTNRALLSVQADPRTGQLIVMGAIDNLVKGQAGQGVQCLNLMAGLEATTGLPLLPFYP; from the coding sequence GTGGTGGATGCCAAGACCGGCACCAGCGGCGGCGGCCGCGCCGCCAAGGAGCACTTGCTGCTGGCGGAGGCCGCCGAGGCGATCGCCCCCTATGGCGTGGTGGGCCATCGCCACACCAGTGAGATCGAGCAGATCGCCAGCCAGGTGGCCGGGGAGACGATCCAGCTGCAGTTCACCCCCCACCTGGTGCCGATGGTGCGCGGCCTGCTGGCCACGGTGTACTGCCGCCTGCGGGATCCCGGGCTCACCGCCGACGACTGCCGCACCGTGGTGGAGTCGGCCTATGCCGGCAGCCCCTGCGTGGAGGTGCTGCCCGTGGGCACCTATCCCTCCACCAAGTGGGTGCGCCAGACCAACCGGGCACTGCTCTCGGTGCAGGCCGATCCCCGCACCGGGCAGTTGATCGTGATGGGGGCGATCGACAACCTGGTGAAGGGGCAGGCGGGCCAGGGGGTGCAGTGCCTCAACCTGATGGCTGGTCTCGAGGCCACCACCGGGCTGCCCCTACTGCCCTTCTATCCCTAG
- the purN gene encoding phosphoribosylglycinamide formyltransferase, producing the protein MPALHDTSDAGLSIQWPLPPHDPEESPNGQAVRLGVMASGNGSNFEALVTACREGRLHGEVSLLVVNKPQCGALQRAERLGVPCLLLDHRLHDSRESLDHALITAFRQVRADLVVMAGWMRIVTPTLIAAFPNRLVNIHPSLLPSFRGIDAVGQALAAGVTLSGCSVHLVSEEVDAGRILVQAAVPVLASDSRERLAARIQRQEHRLLPLGVRLAARALGIEGQ; encoded by the coding sequence ATGCCCGCTTTACACGACACTAGCGATGCCGGGCTGAGCATCCAGTGGCCATTGCCACCGCACGATCCGGAGGAATCCCCCAACGGGCAGGCCGTGAGGCTGGGGGTGATGGCCTCGGGCAACGGCAGCAACTTCGAGGCCCTGGTGACGGCCTGCCGTGAAGGCCGGTTGCATGGGGAGGTGAGCCTGCTGGTGGTGAACAAGCCCCAGTGCGGCGCCCTGCAGCGGGCCGAACGGCTGGGGGTGCCCTGCCTTCTGCTTGACCACCGCCTCCATGACAGCCGGGAATCCCTCGATCACGCCCTGATCACCGCCTTCCGCCAGGTCCGGGCGGATCTGGTGGTGATGGCGGGCTGGATGCGGATCGTCACCCCCACCCTGATCGCCGCCTTCCCCAACCGGCTGGTGAACATCCACCCCTCCCTGCTGCCCAGCTTTCGCGGCATCGACGCCGTGGGCCAGGCCCTCGCCGCCGGCGTGACCCTCAGCGGCTGCTCAGTGCACCTGGTGAGCGAGGAGGTGGATGCGGGCCGCATCCTGGTGCAGGCCGCGGTGCCGGTGCTGGCCAGCGACAGCCGCGAGCGGCTCGCGGCCCGGATTCAGCGGCAGGAGCACCGGCTCCTGCCGCTGGGGGTGCGGCTGGCGGCCCGGGCCCTAGGGATAGAAGGGCAGTAG
- a CDS encoding DUF1257 domain-containing protein, with the protein MSHLSILPTLFRDPETLAATLEAAGLVPLWGGVLQGFAEESQAVVLRVHLQGGGTLGWRRQPDGSLALVGDLQRLSRSRSLQALLARLTRAYAARSAVKDAQLQFEGTAHGPVHLSFSA; encoded by the coding sequence ATGTCCCATCTCTCCATCCTGCCAACCCTGTTCCGCGACCCTGAAACGCTGGCCGCGACCCTTGAGGCCGCCGGTCTGGTGCCCCTGTGGGGTGGGGTGCTCCAGGGCTTCGCCGAGGAAAGCCAGGCCGTGGTGCTCCGGGTTCACCTCCAGGGTGGTGGAACCCTGGGCTGGCGGCGTCAGCCCGACGGCAGCCTGGCGCTGGTGGGGGATCTGCAGCGCCTCAGCCGCAGTCGTTCCCTGCAGGCGCTGCTGGCCAGGCTCACCCGTGCCTACGCGGCCCGCAGCGCGGTGAAGGACGCGCAGCTTCAGTTCGAGGGCACCGCCCATGGTCCCGTCCACTTGAGCTTCAGCGCCTGA